From the genome of Primulina huaijiensis isolate GDHJ02 chromosome 11, ASM1229523v2, whole genome shotgun sequence:
taatattaaaaaatgtaattaatataaaattatgttattttagttgatgatgctaatatactattttttttagtttaagtatatatttttttttaaaaaaacgtgtAATAGGATGGATATAAGTTTTGATTCATGTATCATTCCTTACATTAGCAAGTGGTTGTTGGTCAATTTCTTCTgttaaaatatgtatatatatacatacatatatatatacacacatatatatatatacacatatatatatgtatattcatTTGATACATTAGTACTTAGCTATATATCTCTGTTCGCctgtaaaattaatttaacaaaaATGGAACAAGTTCATATCTATTTTTGCCGACATTATCGTGAATAGTCCATTAAGCAATTGATTCTATCTCGGGACATGTTTTGCCTCAGTAGATCAGGTTTTGataacaataaaatttatttgtttatgtcAATTTTGGTGCCAAAGGATAAGCACTTGACTCGAGTTTTATGATAATTTgagttaaaataattatgttatcatatatttttattaactattctgatattataaatttttattgtttcatATTATGAATCAAATGGTGCTTTAGTGTGACATTTTAACATAGATTTTTTTGATGAAATTCGTAGTGAAGGACTATAAGTGAATTAACTTTGATTTTCCAGCACGCGGAAACGATTGTCGAAAGTCCAAGTTTgattaactaaataaaataatccaacgtacGCCATTTCTCTGGTTTCCAAGTGGACATTGACAATTGTAGAGGTGTAATGGGCAACAACGAGTTAACACCCAAGCCGACCACAAACTAAATTTACTCTCAAATGCATTGTCTTGGGACAAATAAAACCTTATTCAACTTCACGtgcaacaaaatttttttttttaaatatttgactcATTTAATTATATACGTCATTATAAGATTCTGTCAACTAATTTGGGATTcgtaacaattttatttttttaattaaccacAAATCACTAATCGGAAATttctaatgaaaaatatatatcaattgtcGTAAAAAAAGTAATATACCATGAACTTTAAACTTTGTAcatcaaagtaaaaaaaatagtttgttAATTCGAATTAGACAGCCACCTTTTACTATGTTCTTTAGTAAATACAGAAagtacatgtatatatatatataatacatacaGATATATATTTGTTGAAAATTCAACAAAAGTCTCATATTGAGAATACACAAGAACAAGAAAATAACGAATTAATAAGATGAAATGTTATTTCCATTAGTATTAGATTTTTGGGTAAAGTCCAAAAGCAGATCCATGAGTGTTTAGGCACAAAGTAAACAATATCAAATCAATGTAAAGATATGTATGTTTCATTGCACAAAAAGTGGTATCAAAGTCAtagtctagatcgagccatttGGGTGGAATCCTCGAATACTTAAACAAAAGAGTTGATCAGAGCTCCCAGTAAATGCGAGATGAGTTTTCGAGACAAGCGGTGCTCAAATTATTTCACGTCATGCGCATGTGCTGCCAATGCATTGTAGAGAAGCTAGTGACCTCGAGGATGGACGAATGAGATTGAGAGGATGTCCGGACCGTGAAGAATGGTGGTCCTTCGTTTGAAGGAAGGATTTTCAAGAACTTAACCAAAGTCtcacatgaaaatatgcaaagaAGATCACGGGCTACTAATATGCAATGATATCTCCATTGGTATGAAGCTTTTTTGATAAAGtccaaaaataaatcatttaggGCTTAAGCACAAAGTGAACAATATCATATAATTGtggatatatatatgtgtttcaTTGAACTAACATATTTAAATAGTAATATAATACTGATGGGGAATCTATATGTGTTTTCTGCAtcttctttctaaaatttgactTCAATTTGTCATATCATTCTGAGGAATTGGTTCAAAAGACAAAAAGATGACACAGCGGAGAAATAATCGTCTCAGAGAATTATGTTATTCCAGACAATTATCATATATTGAAAGGTTTATTTGTGTGATCTAATATTGTCCAAACCAAGTGCTTTTAACTTTGTTTAACGTTTAATGTTTAACTTATTCACAGAAACTGGTTTTTTGACCTAGTAAAAGAGGAGCAATGTCGTTACTTTTTTGTTTAAGAATTGAGTAGATTTCATCCCATTTTTACTAGTTAGAGGGCCAAGATCAATGTTATTAGCTTCTGTCTTAATACAGTTGCATTAGGGGAAGCTTCGTAAATTAAGGAGAAAACATATATTACAAAAACCGATAGATTCAATTATATTCAAAACACTGTCCAATAAAACAAAAGCCAACATATTTAATCCAAGCTGTATTCGtttcatctttattttattgtattgtATAATAATAATCGCTACATAtcattatatatgtgtgtttacatacattatattatattatattatataaataaaagaagatTATCAGTTTAATTGGTTCGATGTTTAAATACACGATGCGCACTTAGTGAAGAATGACCCcaccatatatatattttttaaaagaaataaaataaaatccccGCCCCCTTTTTCTTGGTTTAGACGAGGAATTCCCCCTCGAAACTATAAAACTCCTTGCTTACGCACAAAGCCAGATGTCTCTCTATAGTTTCGAAGGCTTTTTCTGTGCTCTCATCTTTTTCATGCAGTAGAATTCACAGTTTCTCCcattcatattatataatataaataataaatccaTCCCACCAACAAATTACACATCATATATTTCTAGCTCTATCTCCCCTGTTTAAACCCTTTCTTCAGCACCAATTTGATCGACTAGCTAGCTAACCATGGTCACCTTTTCACAGCtgattattgataatttatcaaaaatcaGAACATGCAAGCCCACGTCCAGCATTTTCACAGAGATTCCAGTCGTGGACCTTTCAAAACCCGATGCAAAAGCCATCATTGTTGAAGCCTGTAAAGAGTTCGGGTTCTTTAAAGTGATCAATCCTGGGTTTTCGATGGAGTTTCTGACCCAATTAGAAGATGAGGCAGTCAAGTTTTTCAAATTACCCCAGTTAGAGAAGGAGAAATCAGGGCCTCCCAACCCTTTCGGCTATGGAAACAAGCAGATTGGAGCCAATGGCGATGTGGGCTGGGTCGAGTATCTTCTTTTCTGCACGAATCCCGAACTAATTTCTCAGAACTCCAAGGCCATTTTCCCTGGAATTTCAGAAACCTTAAGGTAGTACGTAAACAAGTTGTTGATTAATCAATATATGTTCGCATGTTTGTGTTTTTGAGGAAAAGCTAATTAACCTGTTTGCTTGCTGCAACAGGTGTCTAGGGAACGAGTATGTTTCAGCGGTGAAAAGTATGGTGTGTGAAGTTCTTGAAATGATAGCCGTAGAATTACAGATTGAGGAGAGGGACACTTTGAGTAAGGTTATAAAAGATGAGAGAAGCGATTCTTGCTTCCGGCTAAATCACTATCCTCCATGCCCACAACTTGGAGCATTGAGTGGTCGAAATTTGATTGGATTCGGAGAACACACTGACCCACAAATGATATCTGTTGGAAGATCCAACAACACATCAGGCCTGCAAATCTGTCTGAGGGATGGTACATGGGTCTCTGTCCCACCCGATAACTCCTCCTTCTTCTTCAGTGTTGGCGATTCATTGCAGGTAAATGTTTTAGAAGAAAAGGGGCAATtattacatttatatatatatgattattaacTGTATGTATATGCGCAGGTGATGACTAATGGCAGGTTTAGAAGTGTAAAGCACAGGGTTTTGGCCCATGATTCTTCATCAAGGGTATCGATGATATACTTCGGGGGGCCACCTTTGAACGAAAAGATTACACCTTTACCTTCATTAATGGAGGAGGGTGAAGAAAGTTTGTATAAAGAATTCACATGGTCTGAATACAAGAAATCAGCATACAAGACAAGATTGGGTGACAACAGGCTCAAGCTTTTCGAGAAATCCACTGTCAATTAAATACTCGTCCATGTTGTATTTcaataaatatgtatttaaattttattttagagcCAACATAAAACTCTAATCCCAAAAACAAGTGTTGACTAGATCAATTAAGTTGGCTTAGGTGGAAATAATTAGCTTACTTCTTCTCCTTTattttagtaattaattaattaatccctttataaataattatttaatagtaTTTCTCGTTAAATTAGTTACTTAATATATCAGGTATCTAGCTAGCTAGTAGCTAGTTTTTATCGTTGAGTTGTACCTTCTACCTTCTTTGGTATTAATGCAAATGTTATCTGTACGTACTTGAAGCCTTGGATTGGTGGACATTCTCTTCAAGCAATtatcatatgttttttttactcaattttccttaaatctcgatataatataataaagaaaATCTGAATGTGCAGCTTAGCAAAATTAGCTGGAAGtttttaaattgaatatataaatCTCACccatgtattttatatttttgttgactCACAAAACTTGGATCAATACTTGTAGATCGatacatattaatttaaatgatgTTAAAGGCCCGGGACCATATCCAAAAGAAGTCTGATCAGTAAATTATTCAAAGTCGTGCCAGCAATTTTCATCTAGTTCACATCAACTGCtattaatttcataaaaatataaggTTTGCATCaagtcatcaaaataaattaaaaggaaaataacatatattttttttaataatgtggCAATCAGATCTGAGTTAAATGAAAGTTGTGACATTAAGTGTAAAAgtagaaaatattaattttggcATTCAAATTATGTATATAGACACGTACCCATGCATACACCTGGACAACTCTTGAAAAAGTATACCtaccaataaataaaaataataattaatgatgACCGACCGTCCGTTAATTGGCATgggttttctttctttgattGAATTTGAGTACTCATTTTGCTTTTCTAGTTGTTCCAGTTGGTTCCCATTCGTGGAAAACGACGTTCAAGATTCCTACAAATCATTTCCACCAGACACAGTTTAGCCGTTCGACGGGAACACGATTCCAGTTGGCCGGCCCCtttttattcttgattttaacaATTCTATATATTATTCTAATTTATGTGTGTGTGCATGCGCGCGCATATATTCCAATTATGTAAGGATAATAACTACTATATACATGCAGTAAGATTGTGGATTTTAATTTCTGGATTGTTT
Proteins encoded in this window:
- the LOC140988607 gene encoding gibberellin 2-beta-dioxygenase-like, which translates into the protein MVTFSQLIIDNLSKIRTCKPTSSIFTEIPVVDLSKPDAKAIIVEACKEFGFFKVINPGFSMEFLTQLEDEAVKFFKLPQLEKEKSGPPNPFGYGNKQIGANGDVGWVEYLLFCTNPELISQNSKAIFPGISETLRCLGNEYVSAVKSMVCEVLEMIAVELQIEERDTLSKVIKDERSDSCFRLNHYPPCPQLGALSGRNLIGFGEHTDPQMISVGRSNNTSGLQICLRDGTWVSVPPDNSSFFFSVGDSLQVMTNGRFRSVKHRVLAHDSSSRVSMIYFGGPPLNEKITPLPSLMEEGEESLYKEFTWSEYKKSAYKTRLGDNRLKLFEKSTVN